Genomic segment of Bubalus kerabau isolate K-KA32 ecotype Philippines breed swamp buffalo chromosome 6, PCC_UOA_SB_1v2, whole genome shotgun sequence:
aaagttggcttaaagctcaacattcagaaaacgaagatcatggcatctggtcccatcactttatggcaaatagatggggaaacagtgaaaaaagtgtcagattttattttttgggctccaaaatcactgtagatggtgactgcagccatgaaattaaaagatgcttactccttggaaggaaagttacgaccaacctagatagcatattcaaaagcagagacattgctttgccaacaaaggtccatctagtcaaagctatggtttttccagtggtcatgtatggatgtgagagttggactgtgaagaaggccgagcactgaagaattgatgcttttgaactgtggtgttggaaaagactcttgagattcccttggactgcaaggagatccaaatagtccattctaaaggagatcattcctgggtgttctttggaaagactgatgctaaagctgaaactccaatactttggccacctcatgcgaagagttgactcattggaaaagactctaatgctggtagggattagggacaggaggagaaggggacgacaaaggatgagatggctggatggcatcaccaactcgaaggacatgagattgggtgaactctgggagttggtgatggacagggaggcctggtgtgctggaattcatggggtcacaaagagttggacatgactgagcaaatgaactgaactaaactgaattgatgGCAAAGTTTTTTCAGATTCTTGAAGAATCTTTCTGCCCCAACTAGAAATCAGCCATTTCTTCAAGGTGTTTTGGTTCCTTTAGTGTGAAAATATGTCAAAGCCATAATGTGAGCACTAAGTCTTGGTTTTGTGGTTTTTTAAGTAGTCAGGACATTTTTTAAGCCtaaatattatgattttttaattatgCTTGCAATTCAAGTTTAAGATTAAAGAGTTTAATATTACATCTATCTCACATCACCTTCTCTAAACAGAAAATTTGGTTCCAAGTGAATTAACACAACTATATAATCACCTAAACTATCCACCTATCACACTGTATACTATATTTCACTAGCCTATACAAACATGATAATcttaaaataacagtaataactCTACCatcaaaaaaaagtttttgacagAGATCCACTGAGAACAAGCCATTCTCTCAAGGAACTCATgagtagaaggaaaagaaaaagaaaaggaactgcAGTGTTCTGGGTACAGAGTAAAATGAATCTCTGCACAATACCAGTCAAGGGAGAGTTACTTCTACTCTAACAGTAAGGAAGGCTATCTAGAGAAACAAGCTGCTCAGCTGACCCTCATAGTTAGAAAATCATCCAAATAAAGAGAttgaaattatgttaaaaatgttCAGCAACTCTTCAAATACAATTACCTCAGcataactatcagatcagatcagatcagtcactcagtcctgtccaactctttgcgaccccatgaatcgcagcacgccaggcctccctgtccatcaccaactcccggagttcactcagactcacatccatcgagtcagtgatgccatccagccatctcatcctctgtcgtccccttctcctcctgcccccaatccatcccagcatcagagtcttttccaatgagtcaactcttcgcatgaggtggccaaagtactggagtttcagctttagcatcattccttccaaagaaatcccagggctgatctccttcagaatggactggttggatatccttgcagtgcaagggactctcaagagtcttctccaacaccacagttcaaaagcatcaattcttcggcgctcagccttcttcacagtccaactctcacatccatacatgaccacaggaaaaaccatagccttgactagatgaaactttgttggcaaagtaatgtctctgcttttgaatatgctatctaggttggtcataactttccttccaaggagtaagcgtcttttaatttgatggctgcagtcaccatctgcagtgattttcgatcccagaaacataaagtctgacactgtctccactgtttccccatctgtttcccatgaagtggtgggaccggatgccatgatcttcgttttctgaatgttgagctttaagccaactttttcactctccactttctttcgtcaagaggcttttgagttcctcttcactttctgccataagggtggtgtcatctgcatatctgaggttattgagatttctcccagcaaccttgattccagtttgtgtttcttcaagTCAACTATAGTTAGTTCAATTTGAAAAATGATATTTcagcagaagcaaaaaaaaagttttaaataagaaatcaaagacatGTCACCATGAATTGTGtacatcatttcatttattcCAAGGTATATTCTTTCTCACAAATAACATCTATGAAATCTGAGTGGATCCTGCTAGTGGTATTGTCTCATAATAACaattttcatttatgtttctgCTAGGGTATAAATTATGATTTATCTTGCAACCTACAGCAACAATGATTTGATCAAATGTGATGATTATTTGATGAAATATGATGAGCTTGACTCCTAGACTGACAACTTGAGTTTCAGGGTTCCTGGATACTTATTCCAAATGGAAAAGGAGACATGGTCAGGGCTCACAAGATATTTCATATGACCTGTTAAGAACACAAGCAAAAAAATGATCAACttaagagatatttgtacactatgttcatagcagcaatattcaCAACAGCTAAAATGTGAATTAACCCAAGTGTCTGTTGAGAGATGAACAGGTAAACAAAACaacatttaaaaggaaagaaattctaatACAGGCCACCACATGAATGAATTATGAGGACATAATACTAGGTGGAGTAAGCCATTCACAAAATGACAAATGATTTCATTtctatgaggtacctagagtagacAGATTCatatagacagaaagtagaatgatggttggCAAGGCCTGAGGGAGAAAGGATTGGGGAAAGTGGTTTAATAGGCATAGACTTCTAGTTGttcaagatgaaaagaattctaAGGATTGGCTGCataaatgtgaatgtacttaatactacTAAACTATATGTGTAAAAATGGCTAATGCAGTAAATTTCCCAAGACATATtttactcaatttaaaaaaaataaatttacctaCAGATGAGAGTTGGGGACAAAAGGGAAATGTTCTAGCAGAAATTTTGAGACTAAAGAGAtgtaatattaatagataaaaaggagggaaagaataaaaggatggacagaaaaaaaaaaagattaaaaaatgaaaactcacctGCGTCTCCAGAACCATAATGCAAGGCATATCAAAAGGATCAAGGAGGGTACTATTATTGCCACAAGTATCAAGCCAATGGATGTGGGGGGTCCTGGCAATTGGGAGAAGACAAAGGAATGTCACTTCAAACCCATTCTCTAGTTCTCCAGGCCTTCTTGCCCATCTGAGTGTCAGCACCATCATTAACTGCTTCTGATGCATGGGCATCTCCGGGTCCCTTTCTCATATTCCCAGAGGTCTTATACGCACAGCCACCCTTAATCTTTCCTTCTTGCTGAATCCCACCGAGACTACAGTGGGACTACTACTCTAGTAGTGAAGACTACTTCATTTTTATCTACTGTACAGCTTAGATCAGCTATTTTCATTCCTCTGGCACTGTAGTCCTAGAAATAAATCTCAAACTCTGTCTCTCTGactctgtctctttctgtctccctgATTCTCTTTCCTCCCCGCCTATCCTCTCTCCATGCCTGTCTTCCTCTCTCCATCCTTCCCTCATCCATCAAATCCCTCCCCTTCCTGTGTCCCCCTCTCTGTTCTTGAGGGCCATTTCCTCCCATTCCCAGTTGGGCCGCAGTTCCTTCTTACCCCAGTACAGGATGATGTCCTGGTCTCCTAGACTGCTGTGCTTCACTCGGCAATTCAGGCCAGCTGCCTCCCCAGCTGCCACGTTTAGGGTTACTCGGAGATACCAAGTCCAGTCTGCATTGGGCATGAGGTCTCCTTGCTGAGTGCCAGGCTGCTCCTGCTCGCCCCTCATCCACATCACCCGCACAGGTTTTGGGTAGAATCCTGAGACGTGGCACACCAGCAGTAGGCGGCCAGGCCCAGGAGTGgggccactggacagccaggcttCAGGCTTCACTGGGGTAGGAAGGAGCAGTAAGAATGTCAGATTATGACTCTAATCCAGAGCATGGGGACTCAGAAACCCACAAATTTGGACAGTTTCCTCTTCCACTCCTATGGGCACCAAATGACTTATTGATTAATCATCTCTCTATTTAGGTACTTCTCACTTTTGAATTTAAAGAAAGTTGTGAGAGGAGAAATAGAAACATCTTGGGGAGAGCACGAGACTAACCTTGCCTCTGCAGTTCTGCCTTCCCTGCATCGAGGACACCCAGGAGATATCGAGGACAGGTTTCTGAGAGGAGTCTCTCAATGATATCAGAGATGCCTTGATACTGAGTCATGAGTGCACAAAACTTctgccccctgctgctgctgtctgGTGCAGGCACACAGGAATGATTCTGGATACTCACAAAATCCAGTCCTCCTAAAGCTCCTCTCAAAGAGCTTTCTATGGCCTCCCCAGAATGCAGCTCACAGCCTGCTGTGACCTGGATCACAAAGGGGTCTGTGTAAAGGAAAACTGAGACAagttattaaaaagcaaacaggaaagaaagagacGAGAAAAAGGCATAGGATTTTTTACTTTAGTGGCAAGAAGTTGAGGGGTGAAATTATTCACATAAAACCAATTGCAGTATTCAGGACTTTTCAGAAAGAGCACTGGGGAGAGGTATGCATATCATCAATGGTGGGGTTAAGCTGTTTTAAGGATGTAGAGGGGGCAAGAGGGGAGAGGGGCAACGTGTGATGGAGTCAGAAGTGCAGCATTCCACGGTGTAGGGAATGGTTACGTGTAGAGAAGGGATCAGGCAGAAGATGCTTGAGCACATCAATTGGAGGAGTAGGAAGTCACACTTAAGTTCACTCAAGCACAGAGTAGGAAAAGGAGATTCTTCCTTGGGGTTTTAGAGAAGCAAGTTACATAGATGCAAATAAGAAATAACCACAAGAGTCGTCATGTACACAGAAGAGAGCAAGAAACAGGAACAATCTCAGATACTAGATGGAGGTATGGAGTCGGGGTTGAAGGCTACTCTGGACAAGTGTGTACATGAAGTTGGATAAAGAGGGGGGAAAGGGACCATCATCAGAGGGAGCAGTAGCCtgacacaagaaaagaaaagtcattGAGAGTCTTTCCAGATCACAGGACTATACTCACATTCCAACTGGAACTCATTGACTCGATCCTGCACTTCCCGAGTGAATCCAATGAAGTAGGCTCGGAAGAAGTCCTCCAGCTCAGTCATCTCATCATCACTAAAGTTGCCCTTGGACCAGGGCTTCAGGAAGATGGCAGTGCCCGAGTCACTCTCCCAGCCATGAATCTGCAAGTCATCCAACCAGCCTGAGCCTTGATTTTGAGCACATGTGCTATTGACAAAGGTTGAAATCGGCATGAGATGAAAGGAGGTTGGCCCCTGGAACACTATAGTGGTGGAAAGATAAGAAGAATGAGGGGGAAATGTGGAATCAGGATAGTATGAAAAAGAACCCAGAGTCTGAGCAACAATACAGAACTTGAAACGGTCCCCTGCCCCCAAAGCTTCTGGCTCcatctccagcctccagaatagGGGAAAGGGCTGGAGACAGCAGAGCCCAGACCCTTAGTGGTAGGTAAAGCATGCTTTTATCCAGAACCCCTGCACCTGTGCTGGGAGCAGCCAGAGTTATTCTTACCATCCTCATTGTCACCACCTGGGAGGATAACTCCAAGTAACAGAAGTGGTAGAAGCAGCATTTCACTGGGAAATAGAACTTCTGACTCTCAGAGCTGGTATTTGATCTCtaatttcagcatttttttttcagtactctAAATTGACTTCCTCTCTTCCCCAACTGAAAAATCTTTGACCCACATTGCACATCTCAGAAAAACTGTGCCTCCCACAGCTCTGAACTCCCACTCCATCTCATTTCCATTCTTTGGTCTTCATCTCTTTTATATGTACTACCCTGGAAAAGCTCCCTTGTGATGCTGAAGAGTTATTTCACCTTCCTAATCCTTTATTGTCACATCTATTCAGTAAGAAGGTAATACTAAACAATTGCTCAACTTCCAGTCTCTTTTAATCTAGAAGTATTCCTTTGGTTTGCCCACCTATCTCATTCTCTCATACGGCAAATATAACACTGACAGTGATGTAGCAGTAACAGAGAGGTTGTGCAGGTAGTCTTGGAGAGAATACCAAATGGATCAGTGTGAGTGGCCACAGTACCTTGGTGTACATTCACAGAGAGACCTCCTCTGAGAATGGAGACATACCATAGAAAGGGAGATTCTGAGAACCCTAGCCCCATTTCAGGGAGTCAGACACTGGAAAAGTGAACCTATGCTCTCTATACCATTTTTATCATCACCATTAGTATCTCCTGCTTGGCTAATACTTGGCTAAAGGTACTGACAGACTCACTGGAACACGAAGATGATGTCCAGGAAGTATGGTGCTCAGAGCTTGATTTTCACTCCGCACTAATACTACAAAGGCTGCTCTCTCAATGGCCCTTGGTACCAAAGTGAAAACCTGAGtggaaacaaattattttaaatctcaaTTACTCCAATCAAGAGGATCAGTAAACAAGATCTTGCCTTTAATGGTGAAAATTAGACTGAGATGGTAGAGATAAAAAGGTGAAAATTTACCTCTGATTCCCTTAagttccctttaaaaataaatacaacaagTACCTTAAACTCTACTCCAAAAGTAAGGAAGACACACACCTCAGGTCCAGAAGTAAGATTTCTGCAAACACCAGAGTTCCTTCCACTGAAGTACAAGGCAAGCTTGTATCTAATGGTTGCCTGAGGACAGCTACTGAGCAATCCTATACAGTCTGAGTGGTGGTCACATATCTAAAGAGTGTTAAAACTACATAAACATggagtatggatgtgagaatttccTGAACAGATGAAAACGTTTAAGCTGTGTAAGAAAACTAAAACCAACTTATTTCACAAAAGTAAGTGAAACTCATGCCAGGTTTGTTTTGTAAATGGCTCTGACAATCATAAAAGAAACAGCAGTCAACCACATAAAAATGGCAAGAGAAACTTCTACTGTAGTAACCAAtcattgtaaaaattaataacTTCCTCATTTTTGCTCTGTAAGTCATTCTGTAATTTCATGCCCCTGAACTTCACATCAATCTTTTAATTTGGAATCTCCCCATTTGTGAACTGCTTTCATATCCACAATAAATTCTTACTAAATATTACTCACTGATttggtggttttaatttttccatttctggatTTGGGGCATGTTGATAAACTAAACAAAGGAAACTCAAGCAACATGTAACCTGTGctataacttttgtttttaatgttgtaATTTAAACCCTGTGCCAAAAGTTAACCtctagatgtccaagctggatttagaaaaggtaggggaaccagagatcaaattgttaacatctgCTGGAACATAGATAAAGGAAGGGAACTCCaaacaaagaacaacaacaaaaaaagagtatTAAAACTACATACATATggagtatggatgtgagaatttccTTCTGCATCACTGAAGatctcccttgtggctcagctagtaaagaatccacctgcaatgcaggagacttgggtttgatccctgggttgggaggatcccctagagaaggcaaaagctaccctctccagtattttggtctagagaattccatggactgtatagtccatggggtggcaaagggtctgacacagctgagagactttcactttctgcttcactgactatgctaaaacctttgactgtgtggatcacaacaattttttgaaaattcttcaagagttggtttgagaaacctgtatgcaggtcgaggagcaacagttagaactggacgtgggaCAACAAACTGgtgaaaactgggaaaggagtacatcaaggctgtatattgtcaacctgcttatttagcttctgtgcagagtacatcatacaaaaagccagcctggatgaagcacaagctgtaatcaagattgccaggagaaatatcaataacctaagatgtgcagatgacactacccttatggaaaAAGTGAAGTgcaactaaagagtctcttcatgaaggtgaaataggagagtgaaaaggctggcttaaaactcaatattcagaaaactaagatcatggcagctggtcccatcacttgacagcaaatgctgctgctgctgctaagtcgcatcagtcgtgtccgactcttagcaaccccatggactgcagcccaccaggttcctccgtccataggattttccaggcaagagtactggagtggggtgccattgccttctctgtgacagcaaatagacggggaaaaatggaaacagtggcagatttcattttcttgggctccaaaatcactgtggacaatgactgcagccacaaaattaagacacttgcccttggaagaaaagcaatgacaaccatagacagcatattgaaaagaagagacatcaccttgacaacaaaggtctgtattgtcacagttatggtttttccagtagtcgtgtacagatgtgagatttggaccatgaagaaagctgagtgcctaagaaaagatgctttcaaactgtggtgccaaagaagactcttgatagtcccttggacagcaaagagatcaaaccagtgtatCTTAAAGGAAGCCAaacttgaacattcattggaaggatggatgctgaagctcctatactttggccacctgatgcgacaagttgactcattggaaaagaccttgatgctgggaaagatcgaaggcaagaggagaaaggggcaacacaggatgagatgattggatagcatcactgattaaatggacatgagtttgagaaaactccagatttgtgatgaacagggaaacctggtaggtatgctgcagtccatggggtcacaaagagtcggacaggactgagagactgagcaacagcaacaatgtatggatgtaagatttggactGTTCAGAAggttgagtgacaaagaattgatgttttctaaCTGAAGGGctgaataagactcttgagagttccttggactgcaaagacatcaaaccagtcaggcttaaaggaagtcaaccctgaatattcattggatagactgatgatgaagctgaagctccagcactttggccacctgatgcaaggagccgatgaattggaaaagactctgatgctgggaaagatggaaggcaaaaggagaagggagtgtcacaggatgagatgattagatagcttcactgattcagtggacatgaatttgagcaatctccaggagaccATGAAGGAcactgaagcctggcatgttgcagtccatggggtcaaaaagattcAACACAACTTAGCtattaaacaacaacatcaaatcCTAGCCATTGTTTCTCTTGAGACTCAAACTGTCCCAATTATGACGTGGGAGTTTTTTCAACCCAGTCGCGTATTAATCCTTTTATCATACATTTATCATTGAGCTTCCCTTCACCTTCAGGTATAGCAAAGGTGTTCCAGACTCTTGGAGAAACTTCCTGCTCCAAACTagaaatcagccatttctccaaggtaCTTTGGTTCCTTGTAGTGGGAAAATATTATGTGAAAGCCTTAATCTGAGTTCTAAGCCTTCATTTTAGGGTTTTCTAAGTGGCCAGGAccttttttttaactcttaatattatgattttttatttatacttGCAATTCAAGTTTAAAACTACAGTTTTACTCATTTACTCACATCAACTTTTCCACATAGAAAAATTCTAGTTTCCTGGGAATCAACACAATTATGTACTCACTTAAATCCACTATACGCTATATTTCATACTATCCACCTGTCTCACTATACACCATATCTCACTAGCCTATACACACAGATAGCTTTAGAATAACAGTAAAAACACTACACACAAAAATATGATTTGGGCCAGAGATCCACCAAAAGCCAGTTCTTCTCTTAAGGAACTTAtaagtagaaagaaaagaaaaacaataagaaCTGTAGTGTTCTGGGTATGAGTAAAGTGGGTCTATGCAGGATACCAGTCAAGGGAGGGTTACTTCCACTGTagcactaaggaaggctttctggagAAACAAGTTGCTCAGCTAACCATTATAGTTAGAAAATCATCAGGCCAAGATGGAGACATTTTGTTAAAAATGCCCAGCAGCTCTGCAAATACAATTACCTCAGCATAATTACAGTTAGTTCAATTTGAAAAATGATATTTCAGCAGAagcaaaaaaaagttttaaataagaaGTCAAAGGCATGTCACCATGAAGTAGTGtacatcatttcatttatttcaaggtATGTTCTTTCTCCAACTCACATCTATGAAATCTGAGTGGATCCTGCTAGTGATATTGTCTCATAATAACaattttcatttatgtttctgCTAGTGTATAAATTATGATTTATCTTACAACCTACAGGAACAATGATTTGATCAAATGTGATGATCATTTGATGAAATATGATGAGACTGACTCCTAGGCTGACAACTTGAGTTTCAGGGTTCCTGGATACTTATTCCAAATGGAAAAGGAGACATTCAGGGCTCATGAGATATTCTGATATGACCTGTTAAGAACATAAGTGAAAAATTGCTCTTCTTAAGTAATATTTGTACactatgtttatagcagcataatTCACAACAGGCAAAAGGTGACTGTTGAATTAACCCAAGTGTCTGTTGAGAGATCAACAGGTAAACAAAACaatctttaaaaggaaagaaattctaatACAGATCATCACACGAATGAAATATGAGGACATAATGCTAAATGTAATAACCATTCACAAAAAGGCAAATGATTCCACTTCTAGAGGTACCTAGAGTATAGAGATTCATATAGActgaaaatagaatggtggttgccagggtctgAGGGAGCAAGGATTGGGGAAAATAGTTTAATGGGCATAGACTTCtagtttttcaagatgaaaagagttctagaGATTGGCTGCATAAAATGTGAATTTACTTAAGACTACTAAACTATATGTGTAAAAATGGCTAATGCAGTAAATTTTCCATGATGTATTTtactgcaattttttaaaaataaatttacctaCAGATAGGAGTTGGGGAAAGTTTCTAGTGGAAATATTGAGGCTAAAAAAGGcataatattaatagataaaatgcagggaaagaataaaaggatggacagaaaagaaagattaaaaaatgaaaactcaccAGCATCTCCAAAACCATAATGCAAGGCATATCGAAAGGATCAAGGAGGGCACTATTATTGCCACAAGTATCAAACCAATGGATGTGGGATGTCCTGGCAATTGGGAGAACACAAAGGGATATCACTTCAAATCCATCCTCTAGTTCTCCATGGCTTCTTGCCCACCCAAGTGTCAACACCCACTGTTACCTGCTTTTGATGACTGGACATCTCTGATCCCCTTTCTCATATTCCCCGATGTCATATTCTCACAGCCACCCACAGTCTGTTCTTGCTCCATCCCACCTAGTTTATAGTCCTTCATTCCTACCTATTGCCTGCCTTAGATCAGCTATTTTCATTCCTCTGGCACTGGAGTCTCAGAAATAAATCCCAAACTCTAtctctctttctttgtctctccctTCCTACCTCTCCTTCTGTCACTCTTtcttccccctctccttccctccctccatagTTCATCCATCAAGTCTCTCCCCTTCCTCAGGACTGCCCTCTGTTCTTGAAGACCACCTTCTCCCATCCCCAGCTGGGCTCCAGTTCTTTCTCACCCCAGTACAGGATGATGTTCTGGTCTCCTAGACTGCTGTGCTTCACTCGACAACTCAGGCCAGCCACATCCCCAGCCGCCACATCAAAGGTTACTTGGAGATACCAAGTCCAGTCAGCATTGGGCATGATATCTCCTTGCTGAGTGCCAGGCTGCTCCTGCTCACCCCTCATCCACATCACCCACACAGGTTTGGGTAGAATCCTGAGACATGGCAGACCAGCAGTAGGCAGCCAGGCCCAGGAGTGgggccactggacagccaggcttCAGGCTTCACTGGGGTAGGAAGGAGCAGTAAGAATGTGAAATGTAAGAATGACTCTAATCCAGAGCATGGGGACTCAGAAACCCACAAATTTGGATAGTTGCCTCTTCCACTTCTATGGAAATCAGATCATTTATTGATTAAACACCTCTCAATTTAGGTATTCtccactttttaatttaaagaaggtGATAGGAGGTAAAATAGAAAAGTCTTGGGGAGAGAACAAGACTAACCTTGCTTCTGCAGTTCTGCCTTCCCTGCATCGAGGACACCCAGGAGATATCGAAGACAGGTTTCTGAGAGGAGCCTCTCAATGATATCAGAGATGCCTGGATACTGACTCTTGAGTGCACAAAACTTctgccccctgctgctgctgtctgGGGCAGGCACACAGGAATGATTCTGGATCCTCACAAAATCCAGTCCTCCTAAAGCTCCTCTCAAAGAGCTTCCTATGGCCTCCCCAGAATGCAGCTCACAGCCTGCTATGACCTGGATCACAAAGGGGTCTGTGTAAAGGAAAACTGAGACAAGTTATTAAAATGCAAACAATGAAGAAAAGGATGAGGAAAAGGCATAGGCCTTTGGATTTTAGTGGCAAGAAAGGTCTGAGATGTGAAATTATCAGTCAAAAACCAATTGCAGTATTCAGGACTTTTCAGGAAAAAGAGCATTGGTTAGAGGTATGCCTATTGTGAACGGTGGGGATTTGCTCTTTTAAGGATCTGCAGTGGAcaagagggaagaagaggagcAATGTGTGATGGAGTCAGGAGGGCAGCATTCCAGGATGAAGGGGAAGCTTACACTGAGAGAGGAGATTAGGCAGCAGATGCTTGAGGATACGAATTGGAGGATGGGGAAGTCATACTTTAGTTCATTCAGGCACacagtaggaaaaggagtttttCCTAGGTTTTGAGAGTGGCAAGTGACATACACGCAAAACAGGAAACGGCTACAAAGCATGAACATCATCTATTACACAAAAGTGCAAGAAACAGGAAGAATATGGGATACTGGGTGGAGATAAGGAGTCAGGGTTGGAGACTACTCTGGAGAGCTGTGTGCATGCAGTTGAGTAAAGAGGGAAGGAGTAGACCATGATCAGAGGGAACAGTAGCCTGACCAAGGGAGAGAAAAGTCATTGAGAGTCTCTCCAGATCAGAGGACTGT
This window contains:
- the LOC129655983 gene encoding T-cell surface glycoprotein CD1b-2-like; this encodes MLLLPLLLLGVILPGGDNEDVFQGPTSFHLMPISTFVNSTCAQNQGSGWLDDLQIHGWESDSGTAIFLKPWSKGNFSDDEMTELEDFFRAYFIGFTREVQDRVNEFQLEYPFVIQVTAGCELHSGEAIESSLRGALGGLDFVSIQNHSCVPAPDSSSRGQKFCALMTQYQGISDIIERLLSETCPRYLLGVLDAGKAELQRQVKPEAWLSSGPTPGPGRLLLVCHVSGFYPKPVRVMWMRGEQEQPGTQQGDLMPNADWTWYLRVTLNVAAGEAAGLNCRVKHSSLGDQDIILYWGPPTSIGLILVAIIVPSLILLICLALWFWRRRSYEISCEP